Genomic DNA from Bryobacter aggregatus MPL3:
TGATCTTCTTCACCAGCCTTGCGGGCAAACTCGAGCGTGATGCCATTGAGCAGTTGGGCCTGGCCTTCAGCATCGACCTTGATCTTTGCTTCCTTGCGCAGCCAGCTCTGGCGTTCCTGCTCGACGATCTTCTTGTTGCCTTCGTTGGCAGTGATCGCGATGCGGCGGGGCAGCAGATAGTTGCGGGCAAAGCCGTCCTTGACCTTGACTACCTGTCCACGCGAACCGAGCTTCTCAACGTCTTCGCGGAGAATGACTTCCATTTACTTTTCTCCTTCCCGCGTCGCAAACGGGAGCAACGCGATGTTGCGGGCGCGCTTGATGGCGACAGCCAGACGGCGCTGAAACTGCGTGCTGGTGCCGGTCAAGCGGCGAGGTACGATTTTGCCGCGCTCGGACACATACTGGCGGAGCAGATTGATGTCCTTGTAATCGATGTAGTCGATCTTCTCAACAGAGAAGCGGCAGACTTTCTTCCGGCGGAAATACTGCTTTTTGCTAACAATATTCGCCTTGTCCCCACCGGTGGGGCGCATTGAAGCCGCAATCGGGCGGCCTCCTCTTCCTTCAGCCATGGTTCAGGTTCTCCTTTTCTGCTTTCGCGCTATTCAGCGGCCGGAGCCGGGGTGGCTTCAGCGGCGGGGGTTTCTACCACGGGTGCGACAGGAGCCGCAGGTGCTGGCGCACCATCGGTCGGCTTGCCAGGCGCCGGAGCAGAAGGCTCGGAAGGAAGTTGCGGCGCGGCCGGAGCGGCAGCAGGAGCAGCCGGCATGGCCACCACTTGCGGCTTGCGGGCGGCCCGCTTCTCGCGACGCTTCTTGCGCTTCTCCACCCACTTCATCTCTTCGTCGAGACGCACAGTGAGGTACTTGATGACCAGATCGTTCACACGCAGACGACGCTCGATCTCCTTGATCGTTACGCCGCTGGCTTCGAACTTCAGCAGAATGTAATAGCCTTCGCGGTAACGGCCTACCTGATAAGCCAGCTTGCGAGTGCCCCACTTTTCAGCAGATTGCACTTTGCCGCCATCCTTCTCAATCAGGGCAGTCATCGCTTCGATGATGGGATCGACCAACTCGTCGGTCGAGTCGGGTTTTACGATAAACAGTTCTTCGTAAAGTCTGAGACTCATTTTTCCTCTTCTTTTAAGCCTGGGGCGCGACGATTGAAGCTCGTCATGGCCTTTTCGACGCCTTCGGCAATTATGGTTTCGATGGCAGACGAGGCATCGTCCAGCCAAAGATCCACAGCAGCACGCATGCTTTTGGGAATACCCGCCAGCACGTAATGCTTGGCTTTTTCACCCAATACGATGGGTCCGCCGCCAAGCGGGGAGCCCGGATTGATGCCAAGCCGGACTCTGGTGAATTCTTCCGTACGAACGGCGGAGATGATCGATTTCATCCCGTTGTGTCCGCCGGCCGAGCCTCGCGGTCTCAATCGCAGGTTACCCCACTCAAGTGCGAGCTCGTCATAAACAACAATCAGATTCGCCGCCTCCAACTCATACTTGTCGAGTAGCTGCCGGACAGCAGCGCCACTCACATTCATGAAGGTCAACGGCTTGGCGACAATGACGCGGTCACCCTTCACGTCTCCTACGCCCACCAGCGACTGGCACTCAGGC
This window encodes:
- the rplI gene encoding 50S ribosomal protein L9, whose translation is MEVILREDVEKLGSRGQVVKVKDGFARNYLLPRRIAITANEGNKKIVEQERQSWLRKEAKIKVDAEGQAQLLNGITLEFARKAGEEDHLFGSVTSGDIEEGLTKKGFNVDKKKIRLEEPIKVLGEHKVIIHLYKDVDAEITVNVVKEA
- the rpsF gene encoding 30S ribosomal protein S6; protein product: MSLRLYEELFIVKPDSTDELVDPIIEAMTALIEKDGGKVQSAEKWGTRKLAYQVGRYREGYYILLKFEASGVTIKEIERRLRVNDLVIKYLTVRLDEEMKWVEKRKKRREKRAARKPQVVAMPAAPAAAPAAPQLPSEPSAPAPGKPTDGAPAPAAPVAPVVETPAAEATPAPAAE
- the pth gene encoding aminoacyl-tRNA hydrolase, whose amino-acid sequence is MRSWLIVGLGNPGPEYDWTPHNVGFLAVDRFAQRNGLRVSRPECQSLVGVGDVKGDRVIVAKPLTFMNVSGAAVRQLLDKYELEAANLIVVYDELALEWGNLRLRPRGSAGGHNGMKSIISAVRTEEFTRVRLGINPGSPLGGGPIVLGEKAKHYVLAGIPKSMRAAVDLWLDDASSAIETIIAEGVEKAMTSFNRRAPGLKEEEK
- the rpsR gene encoding 30S ribosomal protein S18 translates to MAEGRGGRPIAASMRPTGGDKANIVSKKQYFRRKKVCRFSVEKIDYIDYKDINLLRQYVSERGKIVPRRLTGTSTQFQRRLAVAIKRARNIALLPFATREGEK